CCTCCGTGCCACGGCCGACAAGCCGAATTCGGTCGACAGCGGACGCTGCTACGGGCCGATCGGCTGGCGCATCGGCTTCTCGTTCGTGAGCGGCAGCAACAACAACACCCTGCAGAATGCCGAAGCGTACGGCCTGACCGCCGGCGTGCACCTGGAGGACGGCGCCAACAACAACAAGATCCTGCGCTCGCGCTTCACGAACAACAACGTGATGAGCAAGAACAACGACGACGGCGGCGACAACGACAGCGGCGCGTGGGGTGTGCTGGTGAACGGCAACGACAACGAAGTGGCGCACAACTACTTTGAGGGCAACACCGCCTGCAGCGAGGATTACGGGGTGGAAGGCGCGTCCCTGGAGCTGTACTACGCCAAGCGCAACTATTTCCACCACAACACCTCGATCAACGACACCACCTTCACCGAACTGGGCGGCAGCAGCAGCAACCGCAGCGAGTACAACCGCTTCGAGTACAACATCTACGCGCCCCTCAACACCAACGGCCGCGGTGAAGCGCTCGTCATCCGGGGCTGGGGAAGCAGCTGGGGGGCCAATCCCGGTACGGTCTTCAACCACAACACGGTCTTCAATACCAACGTCGGGGTCTTCTGCGGCGAAGGGTGCGGCACGGACATCCTGACCCTGCGCGACAACATCATCGTGACCCGCAGCGGCGCCACCAAGGACACCGTGTGGACCGATGGTCCGATCAACCAGAGCGGCAACGTCTTCTACCAGCTCGACGGTCAGTACAAAGTCACCATCAACGGCGTCAAGGACAGCAGCCGTCTCGGCACCTCCGTCTGGGCCAACCCCAGGCTCTCCGATTCCTGGAACCGCAACTTCACCCTCCAGAGCAGTGCACCGATGCCGACGGCCGGAGCTCTTCCCCTGCGCTGAGCAAGGTGGATGGCGAGGACGGTGACGACCGGCTGCTGCGTGCGATAACCCCATACCGACAAGAGGAAGCACGTGGCACGTGCTTCCTCTTGTCGGTGCGAAAGTTACGCGCCGACGGGCACCGCGCTCCACAGAACCTCCAGCATCATGGCAGCCCTGTAAATGGCAGTTTGCGAACCGTTTACCTACCGTGACGGACCGTGCCGTACGCAGCGCGCCGAGGTCGTGATGCGAGCGCAGCTGGCAGCCTGTACAGCCTGTACAGCCGGTACAGCCTGCGGTGACGAATGCCGGAGGCACGCGCAGAGTATGAGCATGGAACACTGCGCCGCATGTGCGGATGCCTGTCACCGATGTGAGCAGGCCTGCCACCAGCTTCTCGGCAGTATCTCCGTCTGACACTGCGCAGGCGCAGGGTCGCAGGCTGGCGCTCACGGGAGCCGTGGGCGTCAGTTTTTGCCTCAGTGTCCCGGGCCTTGGCTGTCGCCGTCGAAGCAGAAGGTGCGGCAGACAAGCATGTGAGCACCTTGCACACCGTCTGTCTGGCCGACTGAACCTCAGATTTCGGAGGGTTCGGCAGGGCGCTGTGCAATGTGAGTCTGAAAAGATACCGCGAATCTGCGCCCACCTCGGGGTAGGAAGCGTATATTTGATAGAATCAGTTTGATGATACGGACCGTTGCGCAAGAATCAGTCGCGCTTAGTCGCATCAAAGCACTCGCGCACGACATTCGCTACGAAATCGTTCGGATGCTTGCCGACGGCGAGCGCTGTGTCTGTGATCTGGAAGTGCAGCTGGAGCTGCCTCAATCGAAAGTTTCGTATCACCTTGGCATCCTGCGCGAGGTTGGAATCGTCGTTAGCGAGTCGCGTGGAAAGAACAGCTACTACAGGCTTGTCGACGAGGTGCTGTACACCCTGGGAGGCGAAGTGCTGCGTGATGTCTTCACGGCTGCCCGATCAGGGTTGTATCAGAACAAATCAGTTTG
The Deinococcus peraridilitoris DSM 19664 genome window above contains:
- a CDS encoding discoidin domain-containing protein — its product is MSYSTTQSTLKLSLIGLTALLASCGSTTPPAPEVAQTAPLIALALPADAHPIKGSTASSATSDSNASRYSWDDQLSTWWSASSLGSWVRYDLGSEKTIDSISLAFYRGANRKATFDVELSKDGSNWTKVLSKVTSSGSTTNLERYNVSDQSARYIRVTNYGNTENSAIAITEAVVHGVGSTSSSGDTTTSTGRTYYVDCSNGSDSNSGTSTGSAWRSVGKVNNSWLNAGERLLLKRGCSWNGPLNLRWSGTSSARIIVDAYGSGDLPLIRNGNPGAVTISGSHKTIQNLRATADKPNSVDSGRCYGPIGWRIGFSFVSGSNNNTLQNAEAYGLTAGVHLEDGANNNKILRSRFTNNNVMSKNNDDGGDNDSGAWGVLVNGNDNEVAHNYFEGNTACSEDYGVEGASLELYYAKRNYFHHNTSINDTTFTELGGSSSNRSEYNRFEYNIYAPLNTNGRGEALVIRGWGSSWGANPGTVFNHNTVFNTNVGVFCGEGCGTDILTLRDNIIVTRSGATKDTVWTDGPINQSGNVFYQLDGQYKVTINGVKDSSRLGTSVWANPRLSDSWNRNFTLQSSAPMPTAGALPLR
- a CDS encoding ArsR/SmtB family transcription factor; this translates as MIRTVAQESVALSRIKALAHDIRYEIVRMLADGERCVCDLEVQLELPQSKVSYHLGILREVGIVVSESRGKNSYYRLVDEVLYTLGGEVLRDVFTAARSGLYQNKSVC